The Armatimonadota bacterium genome includes the window CGGTTCCATTCCGACTCAAGACTGGAGTTACCGGACCGCAGAAGGTCACCGTCACGGTTCGATCCCAAGCCTGCAACGAGAGGGGCTGCGATATGGCTGGGGATGATCCCCAGACCCTCGAATTCACGGTCTCACCCGGCGAGCCAAGGCCCGAGGGCTCGTATGCTCTGACTTCTATAGCCTCGACGGGCACGGAAGAGAGCAACACAAATGAAGGCGAACAGGTTACCGACGAATTCGCCAAGCGCGCGGCCGAGGCCAAGAACTCAGGGCTCCTGCCTTTCATGGCTTTCTCCTTCCTTATGGGCCTTCTGGCGCTGCTGACCCCTTGCGTCTTCCCTATGATCCCCATCACGGTCAGCTTCTTTTCTAAGAAGACCGCGGACAGCGAGCGAAAGACCAACTTCGGGGGTGCGCTGGCCTACTGCTTGGGGATCATCAGCACCTTTACCGCCCTCGGCTTGATCATCACCATCGCGGTCGGTCCCACCGGCATTCAGGGGCTTGCCAACAACGTCTGGGTGAACGCGGCAATCTTCATCGTGTTCGTCGCCCTTGGCCTGAGCCTGTTCGGGATGTTCGAGATCGCCGTGCCGAGCGGCGTGCTCAACGCGCTCGGGTCAAAAGGAAAGGCAGTCGGCTTTGTGGGCCCGGTGCTGATGGGCCTCACGTTTTCTCTGACCAGCTTCACGTGTACCGTACCGATCGTCGGCACCATTCTCGCCGGCGCGGCCACGGGCGAGCGGCTGTATCCGATCGTGGGCATGATCGCGTTCAGCATCGCCTTTGCGCTGCCGTTCTTCTTCTTGGCCCTTTTCCCTTCGCTGATTACGAAGCTGCCCCGCTCCGGCGCGTGGCTCGGGCAGGTCAAGATATTCATGGGCTTCTTGGAACTGGCGGCGGCGCTCAAGTTCCTCAGCAACATTGAGCTCGTCTTCGGCCTTGGGTGGCTTACCGAGCCCGTCTTCCTTACGATCTGGTTCGGGATCGCGCTGGTCGCCGGTCTACAGCTTCTGGGCGTGATTCGACTTGGCCATGAACCAGGCGGAGAGCCGATCGGCTGGATTCGGCGCGGCTTTGGGGTAGCGATGCTGGCGGCCGCTGTCTGGATGCTCTCAGGCTTGCGTGGTGGCAACCTCGGCGACCTTGCCGCGTTCCTCCCGCCCAACCCCTATCCCGGCCACAAGTCGTCAAGCATGTCGGACATAGGCTGGAAGTACGACTACAGTTCAGGCCTTGCCGAAGCCAAGAAGCAGGGCAAACCGATGTTCATCGACTTCACCGGCGTGAACTGCACGAATTGCCGATGGATGGAGAAGAACATGTTCACGCGCAAAGAGGTGCGCGACCTGATCACCTCCTATGTGCCGGTGGAGCTCTATACCGATCGCGGCACGCCGGAGGACCTTGCCAACCAGAAGCTCATGCAGAAGCTCTCGGGGACGGTCACGCTCCCGGTCTACGTTCTGATGGGCCCAAACGAGAAGATCATCAAGGTATTCCAGGGTTCGACACGAGATGTGGATGAGTATGTGGCGTTTCTGAAGTCGGCTCAGAAGTAGGCTCTGATTACCTTCAAAACGGACCAACGTAAGCAAGCCAAGCCTCCACCTCTGAAGAGGCGGAGGCATCAAGCCTGGCGGCATTTAAGGGGTCCGTATTTCACTTCCACTCAGGCGTCGGGACGCCCAATAGCCACCTTACAAAAAAGTCCCTTCGCTTGCGTTCGCCGTAGGCGCCGCCGGAGGTGTGGTCCAGCCCGGGCAGCACCACGAACTCAAAGTCCTTGTTGGCCTTGATGAGCGCGTCGACCAGGCGGTACGTGCTCTCGGGCGGCACGTTCGTGTCGAGTTCACCCACCATCAGCATCAGCCTGCCCTGGAGCTTCGCGGCGTTCGTGATGTTCGACTGCTCTTCGTAATGCGGGCCCATCACGCCCATCCACTGCTCATTCCACCATTGCTTGTCCATGCGGTTGTCGTGGCATCCGCAGCTTGAAACGGCCACCTTGTAGAACTCGGGATGAAAGAGCATGGCCCCGGTGGCGCTTTGCCCCCCAGCGCTCGTGCCGTAGACGCCCACGCGGCTGATGTCGGCCTGCGGGTACTTCTTCGCGAGCGCCTTCATCCAGAGGATCCGGTCGGCGAATCCCGCGTCGGCGAGGTTCTTGTAGCAGACGTCGCGGAACGCCTTGCCCCGGTTGCGCGTTCCCATGCCGTCCATCTGGACCACGATGAAGCCGAGCTCTGCCATGCGCTGCATGCCGTTGACCATGCTGAACGACTTTGGCGCAAAGCTGTCCTGCGGGCCTGCATAGAGGTTCTCGATGACCGGGTATCGGCGGCTGCGGTTGAACTTGCTTGGGCGATAGACCACGCCCCAGATGTCCGTCTTGCCGTCCCGTCCCTTGGCGACGAACACTTCGGGCAAAGGCAGCTTGGCTTTGGCCATTTCGCTTGCGTCGGCGCTTTCCAGCTTGAGAATGAGTTGGCCCGAAGCCCCGCTGCGCAGCTCGTGAACGGGCGCCAGATCCACCCGGGAATAGGTGTCAACGATGTACTTGCGGTTTGGCGACCACCTGATGCTGTGGTTGCCGTCCCCTTCGGTCAGGCGCACCAAGCCGGAGCCATCCAGCCCTGCTGTGAACCAGTGGATGAAATAGGGATCCTCACCCACCTCGCCCGTTGAGGGAGAGGTCGGTGAGGGAACCGAACCGGGCGCGGTGGCCTGCCGCGTGCAGTTCGCCGAGAAGCAGAACCTCCCGCTCGCATCATCAATCCAGTCCAAACTGCGTGTGACCCAGCCTGAAGGGGTCAACACGCCTTTGACGGCTCCGCTCGTGCCGTCGAGCCGATAAAGGCGCCCCCAACCGTCGCGCTCTGAACGGACCAGAAACTCGTTCTGATCGGGTCTGACACGCGAGATCAGCGCGGTGCTGTCCACAAAGGTCTTTTCGCGTTCGTCGAGCAGCGTCTTGTGCTTGCCGGTGGCCAGGGTGATCTCCTCGATGCGATAGGCCCCGTAGCCCCGCTCATAGAAGTCCACCAGGAAGGACTTTCCGCCATGCCACCAATCGATGCTGGGGGGAGAAGCCCAAGGCAGGCCATAGACGAAGAACGGCTCGAGGTCGCTCTTTAGCTCCTTGCCCGTGGACACGTCAAACACGAACGTCTCAAAAGTGTCGAGCTTGTCGCCGGGAAGATCGTACTGGCGGGTCTTGAGGACCGCTCTGCCCCCGCCGGAAGGTGAGGATTGGATCAGTGCAACCTCCCGATGGTCGCCAGGAAGCAGCCTGAACGCCGCCAAGTGTGTGGAGTCCGACGCCCAGTTGGCGTAAGCGATCTGATCGGTCTTCGACTCGAAGACAACGCCGCCTCCGTCGATCTTGGTGACCTTGAGCTTTCCGGCTGCGATCTCGTACTGCAGTTTGCCGTCTGGCGAACGTCTGCCCCTGCCTTGGCCCTGAGGTTGTCCACCACCCTGGCCCCGTCCCTGACCTCTTCCTGGTCCTCCCTGCGCAGCCTCGGGCACCTCCGCTTCGGCGAGCGTGTAATCGGCAAAAGTCAGCTTGTATCCCTTGCCGGAGAACCTGAAGCTGGCCGTGCTTAGGTCGTCGGCCACGGCCAGGCTCTGGAGTTCGAGAGTGTCTGGATCGAGCTTTTTGCCTACCGGCGCCGGCAACACGCCTGACAGCCGCTTGAGGTCGAAGAGCGGCGACTTCTTGCCTCCGGCGCAATCGACGAGAACGTAGTCGAACCGGCCACCGGCGAGGCGGTTGACGTACCACATCTTCTCGCCTTCGTGAAGCCAGTTGGGGGTCAGGGCTTGCTTGTAGACCGTAACGCCACGGCCAATGTCGTTGGCGCGCTGGTAATTTGCGGCGAGTTCCTTGGCTGAAGGGGCATAGGGGCTAAGTTGTGCCAGGGCAACGGCGCCCTGCGAGGCGATGAGAAGACTGGCCCACACTCCAAGGCCCGCTGAAGACCGGATTCGATACCGCGTGAGTGACATGGATGCAGGATAGCTTCGAGCCGGGTGTTCGATGGTCCTGCACGGCTACTTGGGCGGCGGTGGTTTGGCCTTGCCCCACGGAGAATCACCGAGAGCTTTCTTGGCCTCGTCGTAGGCTCGCCTGATATTCTGCGGCAGGTTTTCTTGGGTTGTTTCGTGGGCGTTCCGGACGAGCGATGTCTCGGTCGAATGCAGGGCGGCATCAATGTCTTCAATCAAATGAAGCTTCAGTACGAGGCTTCGCTGGCTGGCGGGTGTGTAGCCGACGATCACGCGCCTTGGGCGGGGTTCGCCGCCGCCAATGCCCTCGGGGAACTGCTCCAGGAACGCCATCGAATAGGCACTCATGATGAGGCGATAGCCGCTTTCGGTTCGCGCAACCACCGCGGGGGTGCGCTTCACTTCTAGGCTCACGGTTGCCCCGGCGGGCAGACCCGTTGGGAAGAGCTCGGTGGGCTCGGTTTCGAGGGGAGGAAAGCCCGGGAGCCCGCCGGGCCGTTCCGAGCGCATCGGCTTGCCGATAGACGCCTGCTCGCGAAGGCGGTTGATGTCGAACTCGCCGAAGGTCCATCGTTGGACGCGCGCTCGAAGCTCTGGTGGAAGGGCCGATACCTTCACCGGGCCGCTTTCCAGAGCGCTCCAGAGGCTAGGGTTGAGCTTGACGAGGAAGGGAAGCGCAGGGTTGTACATCAAGCTCGCCGCCGACTTGTCGCTGGCTGGATCAGCGTTCTCGATGATCATCGTGTCGAGCGAGCCGAAGGTCGGTTGGCGGGTACAGGTGGCGATGTAGGCGGCTGCATCCTCCAGCGAGAGAGCCCCTGTGCGACGGATAGCCTGCACTAGGGTCCTCAGGGCGGCCCGGCTGAAGCGGTCCTTGCGGGCGATCGCCGGGAGGAACGGTTTGACAACAAGCCACTCGCCGTCGGAGACCTGCGCGCTGGGCATCCGGGAGCCCACAGGCAGCATGCTCTGCTGCAAGTACTCGATCAGGTCGCTGTCGGTGTTGATCGTCTTTCGGCGTAGGGCTTCCAGAATCCACGGGACGGCAGCGTCCGAGAGCGTGGCGATCAGGGGCTTGCCCTTGTTAGAGGCCACTTGCCGGAGCAGGGAGCCGGCGATGACCCCGACAGGGTCATCCTTCACCGGGTCTGCGAGGACGGTGAGGACGTCTTGACTGGGGCCCTTGCCAGAGGCCTCCGCATGGGACATGCCGGCGGACACCGGTACCAAGGATCCATCTGCTAGCTTGATCGTCGTGCCACTGGCCCAGGCATAGCCCAAGTTGCCCCGAAGCTCGACGTACGTCTTGACGGCGTGGCTCAGGGCAAGGGGTTTGCCCTCGCCGCTCGTCTTGGCGGAGAACCGAAGGCCGTAGGCAGGGAAGAAGCCGCTCCCCTGAAGAACGCTCCTGCCCTTGGCATCAACCGTCGTGACGTCGTAGGAAAGCTGAAGGACGCCAAAGCGCTTGATACCGACGATGGTCTTGCCATAGCCGGCTGCCAGCGAACCTGGGCCCGTCAAGGGAAGGCCACCGTAGTTGACGGACTGCTTTTTGGGGTTTCCAAGAGCTCTCTTGGCGGCTTCCATAAGGCCGATGCTCTGCTTCAGCTCGGCCACCAGCCCTCCGCTCCCCTTCGGATATGGGCGCTGCATGGGGGTCTGGGAGTCGGCAAACACGATGCGCTCGCCCACCTCCAGCTTGGCGATGGAAGCGGGCCCTGCCTTCTCAAGGAGTCCGATCGCGAATCGATAGGCGGGGTTGTCGATGGTGACCCGAGCCAACTCCTTGGTGGTGTCTTCGTCGGACATGTCCACCCAGCGGTACCGATCTACGGCCAATGCGGCGCGCTTGGCGTCGAGGCCCGAGAACTTGTCCGATTCCGCCTTTAGGGCGGTGAAGAGTTCTACGAAGAAGGCGGTGACCTTGGCGGCATCTTCGGCTTCCTGAGTCCTCTTGAGGCTCGGGGGTTGACTGAGGACGCGCTCTCCCTTGGGGTTGGTGGTCCACTGGCCTCCGGCGACGTCGGCGATCTTCTGGAGGACGGTTTCCAGCGGTTGGTTCGTGAACTGGACGATGATCGGTTCCTGGGCGATCGCTCCGTCACAGATCAATTTAGCGCCTGACTGCTGCGAGAGGTTGGAGAGCAGGGCATCGACGCGAATGGAGTCGGCCTGGACGCTGACCGTTGGCGCTGTGAGCAAAAAGAGAAGGGATGCGAGCACCATAGCCTGATCTTAACCCAGTGTTCGGCCCTGAACCTTGCCATTTTCAGAAGGAATGATGGGAGGGGGAAATGTGGGTCGGATTTGGGCCATTAGGACCCGGGAGGCGCCGCTCCAAGCTGCTTGTGCATGAATGCCCTGCGCTATGGGCGGGGTGAACCCCGCCCTCTGTCCTCGGCCCTTCTCCCTTCGCCTCCCTAATTCCTCAGCGGCTTGCTTGTCTCCAGCATGTGCTTGATGCGGGCGTGGGTCAGCCCCGACTTGCAGAGCTCGACAAACACCTTGCGCTCCATCGCCAATGCGTCCTCAAAGGACCCAGGCTTGGAGAACACCTGCCGGACCTTGTCGCCGATCAGGCCGTCGTGGTCGGTAAGGAGGCCCTTGGATTTAAGCTCGTCCAGCTTGGAGTCGACTATGCCCGAAAGGGGCGCCAGACCTTCCCGCCAGGCGCTCGCGCCGCCCGCCTCGATCTGAAGCGCGGCATGTTTGGCCTCGGCGAGCAATCGGTCGCCGAGGTAGCAGGTATGGTCAGTGGGACTCAGATAGCCCAGCTTCCGAGCTTGGTCCGCGTTTTCGGCGACCGTTCCGAGCGCCAGCGCGCCGGCCATATCGGCAAGCGCCTTTGCGCCACCTGTCTGCGCGCTCACCCGCATCCGGCAAGTCCCCGCCCCGCCCGGGATCAATCCCACCTTGGCCTCTGGGAAGCCCACCTTGGCCTCAGCGTCGGCGACGATCGCGCAGCACCCCAAAGCGAGCTCGAACCCGCCGCCCAAGCCAAATCCAGACACCGCGGCCACGCTGGGGACTTCGCCAAGCCGCACGGAGAGCTTCTGCAAACTGGCAAGCGCCGTGTCGATGCCTTCCCAGTCCTGATCCTCGATGCGCTTATCGAAGAACGTGAGGTCAAACCCGACCGAGAAGTTCCTCGATTCGCTAGTCAGCACGAAGCGCCTGAGCGAGTCGGTTTCCAGCAGCGCGAGGAGTTCGCCAACGAGTTGCGGCGTGACCACACCTTGCTTCGTGGTGGTCGCCACGCACTGCACGCCGTCGCCAAGGTCGCGGACGTTGAAGGTCTCGTTTTTCGAGGTGATCGGGAAGTCCTTGACGGTCCGGTATTGAGGCTCGCTCGGCAGCGAAATGTAGGCGCCGCCAAACTCCCGCTGCTTGCCGGCGTCAAAGTAGGGTTTGGGGTCTACGCCGATGGCCTCATGCCCGATCGCGTCCATCATCTGGAATGGGCCGATCTCCCACCCAAAGCCCCATTGCATGACCCGGTCAAAGTCGAGACAGGAGTGGCTTATCTCTTCTTTCAGCTTGTCGGCGTATTGCAGAGCCGGCACCAGGTACTCGCGGAGGAAGTCTCCGACCTCGTCGCCAAGCTTGAGGGCTTTTGAGACACGCTCCCCAATGGGCAGCCTCTCCAACTCTCTTAGGGAGGGAAGGGAAGCGTCGAGCAACTGGCGGTAGGCGTGAGTCTGCAGGTCAAAGGCGAGCAGCTCTTTGCCCTCCTTGCGATAATAGCCCTGGCCCGATTTCGATCCGATCCAACCTTTATCCAGGAGAAACTGCGTGCTCGCGGGCAACCGGAGTTGCTCGCGGCCGGGATCGTTCGGGCATCGGTCGAGGAGGTTCTGCGCGATGTCGCGCATGATGTCAAGCCCGACCAGGTCGTTCAGCCGGAAGCTGGCGCTGCGGGGCCGCCCGAGGAACGGCCCGGTGATCGCGTCCACCTTCTCGATCGATAGTTGCAGCTTCTCGGCCACGTGGACGGTGTGGATCATGTTCCACATACCGTAGCGGTTGGAAATGAACCCTGGCGTGTCCTTGGCGACCACCACCCGCCGGGCAACCCGATCCTCGAGGAACTGGCTCATCACCTTGACGGCTTCGGGGTCGGTATCGGGAGTCGGAATGAGTTCCAAGAGCTTCAAGTAGCGAGGCGGATTGAAGAAGTGCGTGCCCATGAACCGCTTTCGAAAGCTCTCCGAGCGTCCTTCGGCAAGGAGCCCGATTTGAAGGCCGCTGGTGTTGGTGGTCAGCATCGCACCGGGCTTGACGATCGGATCGAGCTTCTCAAAAAGCGCCTTCTTGATGTCCATCTTCTCGACGATGGCTTCACAAACCCAATCGGCTTCGGCGATCAGCTGGAAGTCGTTCTCCATCGAAAGGAGCTTGACTTTGCTCGCCGTCTCAGGCACGAAGAAGTGGGGGGGGCGTGCCGATCTGGCGGCGTCAAACTGGCTTGAGACGGTTTGAGGGGTCAGGTCGAAAAGGGAAACGTCGAATCCGAGGTTGGCAAGGTGGGCGGCGATCCCGCTTCCCATGGTGCCCGCGCCGAGAACGCACACCTTCTCCGCGCTGAGCCAGTGGCTGGTAGACATTGGATCATGTGTACCCTAGGCAAACCTTGGCGGGCTTGAGCATCGGCGACGGGCGATTGCCCGGAATTTGGTGCGAGTCGGATGAAACCTCAGGGGCGCAGGCTTCGTCAGAATCGTCGGAGCGTGGCGACCCTTGAGTTTGGGATAACCGCGCCGACTAGATATACTGTAGAGCGTATGCAGAAAAAGAACGAATACAACCGGGGTGAGCAGCGATAGGGAGGCCACATTTCAGGCGCGAGCGAGGGCCTGGCCCCGCGCCGATGATCAATCAACGAGTCCTGCGGTTCCGCGAAGTTCGCCTCATCGCGTCCGACGGCAAACAAGTTGGCATCGTGGGTTCCCGGGAGGCGCTCGGCATGGCCGAGCAAGAGGGTCTCGACCTGGTTTTGGTCACCGCCACTGCCAATCCGCCGGTCTGCCGGATCATCGATTACGGCAAATTCAAGTACGACCAAGACCGAAAAGAGAAGGAACACAAGCGCAAACAGCAGGAAGTTAAGGGTATAAAGATCAGTCCGCGAATCGCGGAAAACGATGTTGCGCATCTCTTGAAGAACACGCGTCGTTTTCTCGAGGAAGGGCACAAGGTCAAGGTCACGTGCCAGTTCAAGGCTCGCGAGGTGACCCACCCCGAAATCGGGCAGCGGAAGCTGCAGGCGATGGCAGATGTGGTGGCGGATCTCGCAGTGATCGAGCGACAACCGACGCTCGACGGAAAGCTGATGATCATGGTTCTGGTTCCCAAGCCTCGATCGGGTAAATCACATGGCAGCAAAGCTGAAAACCAACAAGACGGCCGCCAAGCGGTTCAAGATCACGGGCTCGGGCAAGATAACCCGCCGGAAGGCCTACAACAACCACCAGTTCCTGCACAAGAAAGCGTCGCGGAAGCGACGGCTTGAGGAGGAGCCCACCCTGTTCAAGGGTGAGAACAAGCGCGTGAAGCGCATGTTGGGACTGGCGTAGCTCAATCGTCCGAAAACTCGGACAAGTCGGACGAGTCCGACCTGTCCTCCACTTAGGACCCAAAACTCTACCGCTACCCCCTGGTAAGGGCGGAAACCGGTTCAAAACGAGGAAACCATGGCAAGAATCAAGCGCGGCCTCATGCGCCATAAGAGGCACAAAAAAGTAATCAAGGCGGCCACGGGCTATTGGGGACGTAAGAAGAACGTCTTCAAGCGCGCCCATGAGCAGGTCATGAAGTCGGGGCAATATGCCTTTCGTGACCGAAGAGCCAAAAAGCGCGACTTTCGCCGGCTCTGGATCGCCCGACTCTCCGCCGGCTGCCGGATGTGCGGCGTGAAGTACAGCGACCTCATCCACGGCATGACGGTCAAGGGTATGCAACTCGACCGCAAGGCGCTGTCCGAGCTCGCGATTCACGACTTCGAGGCCTTCAAGAAGGTTGTCGAAACCGCGACGGCTTAGGCCAACTCCCCCAGAGCAGAAATCAAAGGTCAGGCTTGTGCAAATGCACCGGCTTGGCCTTTGTTCTCGTTCTGATGTTCAGCATCTCTACCCCCACCGAGAACGCCATCGCGAAGTAGGTGTAGCCTTTGGGGATGTGCTGCCCGAGCCCTTCGGCCACCAGGTTTGCCCCGATCAGCACCAAGAACGATAAGGCGAGCATCTGAATTGTCGGGTGGCGCTCGACAAAGGCGCTGAGCGGTCCTGAAAACCAAAGCATGAAGATGACTGCGACAATGACCGCGGCCATCATCACCGCCAAGTGATCGGCCAAGCCCACGGCCGTAATCACTGAGTCCAGCGAGAACACGACATCGAGAATCAGGATCTGAGTGATCACAGACCGAAAGGTCAGCTTCTTAACGCTCGGATCGTGGCCCTCAACCCCTTCCAGCTTCCCATGGATCTCGGAGACGCTCTTGGCGATGAGGAACAGGCCTCCACCGAGCAGAATCAGGTCCCTGCCCGAGAACTCCTGGTTCGCGATGCCGAAGAGAGGCGCGGTCAGCTTCGCGATCCAGGCGATAGAGGCCAGCAAGAGGAGGCGCGTGATGAGGGCAAGAGCCAGTCCGAGCCGACGGGCTTTGACCCGATCGCCTTCAGGGAGTTTCCCGGCCAGGATC containing:
- a CDS encoding TerC family protein is translated as MDWISDPNVWIGFLTLTVLEIVLGVDNIIFISILAGKLPEGDRVKARRLGLALALITRLLLLASIAWIAKLTAPLFGIANQEFSGRDLILLGGGLFLIAKSVSEIHGKLEGVEGHDPSVKKLTFRSVITQILILDVVFSLDSVITAVGLADHLAVMMAAVIVAVIFMLWFSGPLSAFVERHPTIQMLALSFLVLIGANLVAEGLGQHIPKGYTYFAMAFSVGVEMLNIRTRTKAKPVHLHKPDL
- a CDS encoding prolyl oligopeptidase family serine peptidase, translating into MSLTRYRIRSSAGLGVWASLLIASQGAVALAQLSPYAPSAKELAANYQRANDIGRGVTVYKQALTPNWLHEGEKMWYVNRLAGGRFDYVLVDCAGGKKSPLFDLKRLSGVLPAPVGKKLDPDTLELQSLAVADDLSTASFRFSGKGYKLTFADYTLAEAEVPEAAQGGPGRGQGRGQGGGQPQGQGRGRRSPDGKLQYEIAAGKLKVTKIDGGGVVFESKTDQIAYANWASDSTHLAAFRLLPGDHREVALIQSSPSGGGRAVLKTRQYDLPGDKLDTFETFVFDVSTGKELKSDLEPFFVYGLPWASPPSIDWWHGGKSFLVDFYERGYGAYRIEEITLATGKHKTLLDEREKTFVDSTALISRVRPDQNEFLVRSERDGWGRLYRLDGTSGAVKGVLTPSGWVTRSLDWIDDASGRFCFSANCTRQATAPGSVPSPTSPSTGEVGEDPYFIHWFTAGLDGSGLVRLTEGDGNHSIRWSPNRKYIVDTYSRVDLAPVHELRSGASGQLILKLESADASEMAKAKLPLPEVFVAKGRDGKTDIWGVVYRPSKFNRSRRYPVIENLYAGPQDSFAPKSFSMVNGMQRMAELGFIVVQMDGMGTRNRGKAFRDVCYKNLADAGFADRILWMKALAKKYPQADISRVGVYGTSAGGQSATGAMLFHPEFYKVAVSSCGCHDNRMDKQWWNEQWMGVMGPHYEEQSNITNAAKLQGRLMLMVGELDTNVPPESTYRLVDALIKANKDFEFVVLPGLDHTSGGAYGERKRRDFFVRWLLGVPTPEWK
- the rplT gene encoding 50S ribosomal protein L20, whose protein sequence is MARIKRGLMRHKRHKKVIKAATGYWGRKKNVFKRAHEQVMKSGQYAFRDRRAKKRDFRRLWIARLSAGCRMCGVKYSDLIHGMTVKGMQLDRKALSELAIHDFEAFKKVVETATA
- a CDS encoding translation initiation factor IF-3, whose amino-acid sequence is MINQRVLRFREVRLIASDGKQVGIVGSREALGMAEQEGLDLVLVTATANPPVCRIIDYGKFKYDQDRKEKEHKRKQQEVKGIKISPRIAENDVAHLLKNTRRFLEEGHKVKVTCQFKAREVTHPEIGQRKLQAMADVVADLAVIERQPTLDGKLMIMVLVPKPRSGKSHGSKAENQQDGRQAVQDHGLGQDNPPEGLQQPPVPAQESVAEATA
- a CDS encoding thioredoxin family protein, coding for MIRKALWIGIWLLALLASAIAGPSLHVKWSAKIEPSDLRAGEKGQVLVTAEVAPGYHIYATDVKDAIPTKLALQPGGNIEAAGDPIYPPSKKYFDEGFEKELGKYEGKVLFAVPFRLKTGVTGPQKVTVTVRSQACNERGCDMAGDDPQTLEFTVSPGEPRPEGSYALTSIASTGTEESNTNEGEQVTDEFAKRAAEAKNSGLLPFMAFSFLMGLLALLTPCVFPMIPITVSFFSKKTADSERKTNFGGALAYCLGIISTFTALGLIITIAVGPTGIQGLANNVWVNAAIFIVFVALGLSLFGMFEIAVPSGVLNALGSKGKAVGFVGPVLMGLTFSLTSFTCTVPIVGTILAGAATGERLYPIVGMIAFSIAFALPFFFLALFPSLITKLPRSGAWLGQVKIFMGFLELAAALKFLSNIELVFGLGWLTEPVFLTIWFGIALVAGLQLLGVIRLGHEPGGEPIGWIRRGFGVAMLAAAVWMLSGLRGGNLGDLAAFLPPNPYPGHKSSSMSDIGWKYDYSSGLAEAKKQGKPMFIDFTGVNCTNCRWMEKNMFTRKEVRDLITSYVPVELYTDRGTPEDLANQKLMQKLSGTVTLPVYVLMGPNEKIIKVFQGSTRDVDEYVAFLKSAQK
- a CDS encoding 3-hydroxyacyl-CoA dehydrogenase/enoyl-CoA hydratase family protein, translating into MSTSHWLSAEKVCVLGAGTMGSGIAAHLANLGFDVSLFDLTPQTVSSQFDAARSARPPHFFVPETASKVKLLSMENDFQLIAEADWVCEAIVEKMDIKKALFEKLDPIVKPGAMLTTNTSGLQIGLLAEGRSESFRKRFMGTHFFNPPRYLKLLELIPTPDTDPEAVKVMSQFLEDRVARRVVVAKDTPGFISNRYGMWNMIHTVHVAEKLQLSIEKVDAITGPFLGRPRSASFRLNDLVGLDIMRDIAQNLLDRCPNDPGREQLRLPASTQFLLDKGWIGSKSGQGYYRKEGKELLAFDLQTHAYRQLLDASLPSLRELERLPIGERVSKALKLGDEVGDFLREYLVPALQYADKLKEEISHSCLDFDRVMQWGFGWEIGPFQMMDAIGHEAIGVDPKPYFDAGKQREFGGAYISLPSEPQYRTVKDFPITSKNETFNVRDLGDGVQCVATTTKQGVVTPQLVGELLALLETDSLRRFVLTSESRNFSVGFDLTFFDKRIEDQDWEGIDTALASLQKLSVRLGEVPSVAAVSGFGLGGGFELALGCCAIVADAEAKVGFPEAKVGLIPGGAGTCRMRVSAQTGGAKALADMAGALALGTVAENADQARKLGYLSPTDHTCYLGDRLLAEAKHAALQIEAGGASAWREGLAPLSGIVDSKLDELKSKGLLTDHDGLIGDKVRQVFSKPGSFEDALAMERKVFVELCKSGLTHARIKHMLETSKPLRN